CTTACAGGCACTTTTGGCACGGCCGTCATCTTCATCTCCGCCAAAAAATTCTTTATAGTCCTTATTCATACCAGGAAAGCCCAACACTCCAAACGATCGGAAGCGCGCCGAATTCAATTCACGGCAAGGTTTAATTTCAGAAACATCTGAAGAATTTCCCCCCGAGCGCTCTCTTGTCTCGTCGTCGGTACATGTATAAGaattattactttttgtgtctAAGTCTTTGATGAGGGACATTTTTAGATTCTCAAGTTCTTCTTGCAATAAGTTAACATCTGGCACAATTTCGGTAACGCGGCCGTCAATTCTTCTAATATCTGCAAGTAAGTCACCAAAGTCTTTCCTCGATGATTTGATATCACTTTGACACTGTAAAAGAGTTAACAAACTTGCTGAttcatttactttcttttttaatgtttcgaTATCTTTCTTGTAGTGCTGTTTAAGTGaactgattttcaaaaatatgtcatACTGTATTCGCTCGAAATTTTTTATAACGTCTTGTAACTGCTTTTCAAATCCCTTCAAACGATTAAGCATTAAATTATTCGCGTCAAAAAGTGTCTTAGCTGATGTTATGTCGGCCTCCGTCCCATTTTCAAAGTACAGTTGTTCTTCACGGGTCTTTTCTAAATATGTTGGAGTGTAATCCTCTATCCTCTCTACTATTCCACAACGCCTGTGTTTCCGCAACAAACATTCGCTGCAGCACAAGGCACTATCATCCACACAGATTAATTCAACTAACCTATTTGGATGAATACAACAATATTCATCTTCCCTCTTTAGTAATTCAAGCACATCagaaatgtttctatttttaggaaATGCTTCCAACCACTTCGCTCTTGGACGACCTATGAAGAAGGAAACCGTTTTTTCTGAAGCAGTCCTGCTAAGCGGGCACGTTATTTCATAATAAGGATTTTCGATGCAAGTTTCTATATTTCTAACTAAACATTCACAACAAAATGTATGAAGACATGGAAAAAAGTGTCTTGGATCCGTGAAAACACACTGACAGATTGGGCACTCAAGATAATCCTCGCAATTCTTCCCGTTTATAAtagttttgaatttagacatttTGTAGTCTGTAAATACTGTTTTTAATTACAAGATACACTTCCTAACCAGTGATGTAAATCTCTTTTTTACTTTGAGCtaaatgaaatacatattatttttaatataaaaattgcTTAAAGTCATTGTGAAACCTTAATGTTCACAAAAATAAATGTCTTATTTTCAAACAACACTTCCTAGTCTCTTTAAACCTTCAGTTAAAAGAAGTACATATAACTCCTTAATTACTAATATCTCCATAGATT
This window of the Mercenaria mercenaria strain notata unplaced genomic scaffold, MADL_Memer_1 contig_769, whole genome shotgun sequence genome carries:
- the LOC128554815 gene encoding E3 ubiquitin-protein ligase TRIM13-like; its protein translation is MSKFKTIINGKNCEDYLECPICQCVFTDPRHFFPCLHTFCCECLVRNIETCIENPYYEITCPLSRTASEKTVSFFIGRPRAKWLEAFPKNRNISDVLELLKREDEYCCIHPNRLVELICVDDSALCCSECLLRKHRRCGIVERIEDYTPTYLEKTREEQLYFENGTEADITSAKTLFDANNLMLNRLKGFEKQLQDVIKNFERIQYDIFLKISSLKQHYKKDIETLKKKVNESASLLTLLQCQSDIKSSRKDFGDLLADIRRIDGRVTEIVPDVNLLQEELENLKMSLIKDLDTKSNNSYTCTDDETRERSGGNSSDVSEIKPCRELNSARFRSFGVLGFPGMNKDYKEFFGGDEDDGRAKSACKTQNRNKRDKEKPRMLHRRTTTEYNRRPRPPEYTSIELLIL